One window of Nostoc sp. C052 genomic DNA carries:
- a CDS encoding SfnB family sulfur acquisition oxidoreductase codes for MTSVINTDQKAHIIRDDKEAIAIAHELAAEFAKGDSERDQNRRLPAEEVEKFSQSGLWGITVPKEYGGAFVSSATLAEVVKIISEADSSLGQIPQNHLYMVEAVRLDGTDEQKKFFFDLVLQGKRFGNAFSEIGTKSVTDVQTKLTPDGSDFVLNGRKYYSAGALLAHWVPVIASNPDGKTVVAFVERDAEGLTLLDDWTSFGQRTTASGTTIIENVKVKAEHVIPHYLAFERATPMGAIAQIIQAAVDVGIAKAAVRDTIHFVRNYTRPWVDSNLEKGYEDPLTLYNLGNVQIQVHASEALLRRAGEFLDIANESGLEEPKVVEASIAVAEAKALATEAALLATNKLFELAGTKSTLEEFNYNRHWRNARAHTLHDPVRWKYYAVGNYFLNGVYPPRHPWL; via the coding sequence ATGACATCAGTAATTAATACTGACCAGAAGGCGCATATTATTCGGGATGACAAAGAAGCGATCGCGATCGCACACGAACTAGCAGCTGAGTTTGCCAAGGGAGACTCAGAACGCGACCAAAATCGACGTTTACCTGCTGAGGAAGTAGAAAAGTTCTCCCAAAGTGGATTGTGGGGAATTACAGTCCCGAAAGAGTATGGCGGTGCTTTTGTCTCAAGTGCCACCCTGGCAGAAGTAGTTAAAATCATCTCCGAAGCCGACTCTAGCCTCGGTCAAATTCCCCAAAACCACCTCTACATGGTGGAAGCAGTTCGGTTGGATGGTACAGATGAGCAGAAAAAGTTCTTCTTTGATTTGGTTCTACAAGGTAAGCGCTTTGGTAACGCCTTCTCGGAAATTGGCACAAAGTCTGTCACCGATGTGCAGACAAAGTTAACACCAGATGGTTCTGACTTCGTACTCAACGGACGCAAATATTACTCTGCTGGGGCATTACTAGCACATTGGGTTCCTGTGATTGCCAGTAATCCAGATGGTAAGACAGTGGTGGCATTTGTCGAAAGAGATGCCGAAGGACTAACCCTACTTGATGATTGGACGAGCTTCGGACAGCGTACCACTGCTAGCGGCACTACCATTATTGAAAATGTGAAAGTTAAAGCAGAACACGTGATTCCGCACTACTTAGCCTTTGAAAGGGCTACTCCAATGGGTGCGATCGCGCAAATTATCCAAGCCGCCGTAGATGTAGGAATTGCCAAAGCCGCAGTCCGTGACACCATCCACTTTGTCCGCAACTATACCCGCCCTTGGGTTGACAGCAATTTAGAAAAAGGCTACGAAGATCCGCTGACACTGTACAACTTAGGCAATGTCCAAATTCAGGTTCATGCTTCTGAAGCATTGCTGCGTCGTGCAGGCGAATTTCTTGATATTGCTAACGAGTCAGGTTTAGAAGAACCCAAGGTAGTTGAAGCATCGATCGCAGTTGCCGAAGCCAAAGCCTTAGCCACCGAGGCAGCATTATTAGCTACTAACAAGTTGTTTGAACTAGCAGGTACTAAGTCCACATTGGAGGAATTCAACTACAATCGCCACTGGCGAAATGCCCGCGCTCACACACTCCACGATCCCGTGCGTTGGAAATACTACGCTGTTGGTAACTACTTCCTCAATGGTGTCTACCCTCCACGTCATCCTTGGCTGTAA
- a CDS encoding sensor histidine kinase KdpD: MYEWILPSLSEILAENQSSVAESSPAKAEQQWRVSLAATEHLLLNTLASDSVDTIQGLVLAAPAPLFSQPKLIQSLQTVTFTAKPFNPLALMPFQMPGVMSAAGYTNAYVDEEIAPHESVLPLLPADPLGAEQFCLVFTDKFRLVLVLATHKNGKKTFSFSFEPEVVQQAWRSLGARVMLANPEFFARLDALVEQYSPVAPDYRIMIQFSQLLLQKLTEPEETRDSSLGTGDKLDKENNQCPLPLIPRGGPTIPNPQSPNPDVELLQAFAHEVRTPLTTIRTMTRLLLKRRDLDISVINRLKIIDHECTEQIDRMELLFKAAELETTTSTKSSKTQLTPMSLDQVLQQSIPRWEQAAHRRNLTLNVVLPQQLPTVVSNPTMLDQVLTGLMENFTRSLPAGSHIQVQVIPAGDQLKLQLSPQFGCKDSNKAATPATPPIRKALGQLLMFQPETGTISLNIAATKHLFQAIGGKLIVRQRPHYGEVLTIFLPLEVSSKQKPVVRN, from the coding sequence GTGTACGAATGGATATTGCCAAGCCTGAGCGAAATCTTGGCTGAAAATCAATCAAGTGTGGCCGAATCTTCACCTGCTAAAGCAGAGCAGCAATGGCGTGTCAGCCTCGCGGCGACAGAACATTTGCTATTAAATACTTTAGCATCTGATTCAGTTGACACAATCCAAGGATTAGTTTTAGCCGCACCAGCACCCTTATTTAGTCAACCAAAACTGATTCAAAGTTTACAAACAGTAACTTTTACGGCAAAACCATTTAATCCCTTGGCACTAATGCCATTTCAGATGCCAGGTGTGATGTCTGCTGCGGGTTACACCAACGCGTATGTAGATGAAGAAATTGCTCCTCATGAATCGGTACTTCCCTTACTACCTGCCGATCCGCTAGGGGCAGAACAATTTTGCTTGGTTTTTACAGATAAATTTAGATTAGTACTGGTTTTAGCAACCCACAAAAACGGTAAAAAAACCTTTTCATTTTCTTTTGAACCAGAAGTAGTACAGCAGGCTTGGCGATCGCTAGGGGCACGAGTAATGCTGGCTAATCCAGAATTTTTCGCCCGCTTGGACGCATTAGTAGAGCAGTATTCTCCGGTAGCACCAGACTACCGTATCATGATTCAGTTTAGCCAGTTGTTACTTCAGAAATTAACAGAACCAGAAGAAACTAGGGACTCTTCACTAGGAACTGGGGATAAGCTGGACAAAGAGAATAACCAATGCCCATTACCCCTTATCCCCAGAGGGGGCCCCACCATCCCCAATCCCCAATCCCCAAATCCTGATGTAGAATTGCTCCAAGCCTTCGCTCACGAAGTTCGCACACCTCTAACAACTATTCGCACCATGACTCGTCTACTGCTGAAGCGGCGAGACTTAGATATTAGTGTGATCAATCGCTTAAAAATTATCGATCACGAATGTACTGAACAAATTGACCGTATGGAGTTGCTGTTTAAGGCAGCAGAACTGGAAACTACTACCTCAACAAAATCATCAAAAACTCAACTCACGCCGATGTCTTTAGATCAAGTGTTGCAGCAGAGTATTCCCCGTTGGGAACAAGCAGCACATCGGCGGAACTTAACTTTAAATGTTGTTTTACCTCAACAACTACCAACAGTGGTGAGTAATCCCACCATGCTGGATCAGGTACTCACTGGTTTGATGGAAAATTTTACTCGCAGTTTACCCGCCGGCAGCCATATTCAAGTACAGGTTATCCCCGCTGGAGATCAACTGAAGTTACAATTATCGCCCCAATTTGGCTGCAAAGATTCAAATAAAGCTGCCACACCTGCAACGCCACCAATTCGTAAAGCTCTGGGTCAATTGCTGATGTTTCAACCAGAAACAGGTACGATTAGTTTAAATATCGCCGCAACCAAGCATTTGTTTCAGGCGATTGGTGGCAAACTGATTGTGCGTCAGCGTCCACATTATGGGGAAGTTTTGACGATTTTCCTGCCTTTAGAAGTTAGCAGTAAACAGAAACCAGTAGTCAGGAATTAG
- the purN gene encoding phosphoribosylglycinamide formyltransferase, whose protein sequence is MTLCPDSTLSLVSPSISDVCEQIAPLKLGFMASGNGSNFDVVAQSIQDGRLNAQIQVLIYNNPSAKAAVKATNRGVKTVLLNHRNYQSREEFDEKIVQTLQRYDVEWVILAGWMRLLTSVFIDAFPDKIINIHPSLLPSFKGIHAVEQALASGVKITGCTAHIACLEMDSGPILMQAAVPVLPNDTPETLHARIQIQEHRILPLAIALAASSSKHK, encoded by the coding sequence ATGACCCTCTGCCCTGATTCTACCCTGAGCTTGGTTTCTCCCAGCATTAGCGATGTTTGTGAACAAATTGCCCCTTTAAAACTGGGATTTATGGCTTCTGGGAATGGCAGCAATTTTGATGTAGTTGCCCAATCTATCCAAGATGGGCGGCTAAATGCCCAAATTCAAGTTTTAATTTACAATAATCCCTCGGCGAAAGCAGCCGTCAAAGCAACTAATAGAGGTGTAAAAACTGTTTTATTAAATCACCGCAACTATCAAAGCCGAGAAGAGTTTGATGAGAAAATTGTGCAGACATTGCAGCGCTACGATGTAGAGTGGGTGATTTTGGCAGGTTGGATGCGATTGTTAACATCAGTTTTCATTGATGCCTTTCCTGATAAAATTATTAATATTCATCCTAGTTTGTTACCTAGTTTCAAAGGCATTCATGCTGTAGAACAAGCCTTGGCATCTGGGGTAAAAATCACTGGCTGTACAGCGCACATAGCTTGTTTAGAAATGGACAGTGGTCCCATATTGATGCAAGCCGCAGTACCAGTACTGCCGAATGATACACCAGAAACACTCCATGCCAGGATTCAAATTCAGGAACATCGAATTTTACCACTGGCGATCGCTCTGGCAGCTTCTTCGTCAAAGCACAAGTAA
- a CDS encoding Uma2 family endonuclease, with protein sequence MYQTDPPRSPKDVLPTMYDLPSEDPEEPGLPDQFHLLQPRLLDETFRPPNYPSDEIFVASDLNLYYDPRYPLWHKRPDWFAVLGVSRLYEQRDLRLSYVVWQEGVHPFIVIELLSPGTEKEDLGQTLRDIKQPPGKWEVYEQILRVPYYAVFDRYKYKLRVFKLDGGRYAEIALSESRLWIPELELGLGVWQGRYQDVEQPWLRWYDGTLNWVLTSTEQESQRAERESQRAEQERQQAEQERQRTERLIAQLRSLGVEPDLD encoded by the coding sequence ATGTATCAAACTGACCCGCCGCGATCGCCAAAAGATGTATTGCCGACCATGTATGATCTTCCCAGTGAAGATCCAGAGGAGCCTGGTTTGCCCGATCAGTTTCATTTATTGCAACCTCGTCTGTTAGACGAAACCTTTCGTCCACCAAATTATCCTAGCGACGAAATATTTGTTGCTAGCGATCTGAATCTTTATTATGACCCGCGCTATCCACTGTGGCATAAACGACCGGATTGGTTTGCCGTTTTAGGTGTTTCCCGTCTCTATGAACAACGGGATTTGCGCTTAAGTTATGTCGTTTGGCAAGAGGGAGTTCACCCTTTTATTGTGATTGAGTTGCTGTCTCCTGGCACTGAAAAGGAAGATTTGGGGCAGACATTGCGGGATATTAAGCAACCACCAGGAAAATGGGAAGTATATGAGCAGATTCTACGTGTGCCTTATTATGCAGTATTTGATCGATACAAATATAAATTAAGGGTGTTTAAATTAGATGGTGGTCGTTATGCTGAGATAGCATTGTCAGAGTCACGTCTTTGGATACCAGAACTAGAATTAGGCTTAGGTGTCTGGCAGGGACGCTATCAAGATGTAGAACAGCCCTGGTTACGGTGGTATGATGGGACTCTTAATTGGGTATTGACTTCTACTGAACAGGAAAGTCAACGAGCTGAACGAGAAAGTCAACGAGCTGAACAAGAAAGACAACAGGCTGAACAAGAAAGACAACGGACTGAACGGTTGATTGCACAATTGCGATCGCTAGGCGTTGAACCCGATCTAGATTAG
- a CDS encoding LLM class flavin-dependent oxidoreductase: protein MPLQFGIWSPVCGGWLRVINHEANLSTEDLVKLAVQADELGYDFYYIPEHYLNAVHGPNYNVADAWITAALASLNTKKIKIVAAVQPGFKLPAVVANLSANIQNQLSNGRFALSGIAGWWKLEVESYGDIWLPHSDRYARLEEYIDIIKGLWTVEDFNYVGKYYTIKGGILADQPTPTPPIFIAGESDRAINLAARLGDYLFINADEPEKTAALVQKVKTLASDRYGRQIKVAMSAFAILREYTAQAEARLEAIYRSADQEQIKYFQEQIDPNVVAHNKLDISQTIEANLGLSAQLVGDRYTIINRLKEYEAVGVDLIVLKFESMLEDTIRFHKLVISEYAEQSSLITL from the coding sequence ATGCCGCTTCAGTTTGGAATTTGGTCGCCGGTCTGTGGTGGATGGTTACGGGTTATCAACCATGAGGCTAATTTATCCACAGAAGATTTGGTAAAACTGGCTGTTCAGGCAGACGAGTTAGGTTATGACTTCTATTACATTCCTGAACATTACTTAAATGCAGTTCATGGGCCTAACTATAATGTTGCTGATGCTTGGATTACAGCAGCTTTAGCAAGTTTGAACACCAAGAAGATCAAGATTGTTGCGGCTGTACAACCTGGTTTTAAGCTGCCTGCGGTGGTTGCCAATTTGAGTGCAAACATTCAAAATCAACTGAGTAATGGCAGATTTGCTCTCAGTGGGATTGCAGGTTGGTGGAAATTAGAAGTAGAAAGCTATGGAGATATCTGGCTACCTCACAGCGATCGCTACGCGCGATTAGAAGAGTACATTGATATAATCAAGGGGCTGTGGACAGTCGAAGACTTTAACTATGTTGGCAAATACTACACCATTAAGGGTGGTATTCTCGCAGATCAGCCGACACCAACACCACCTATTTTCATTGCTGGGGAATCAGACAGGGCGATTAACTTAGCGGCTCGCCTGGGAGATTATCTATTTATCAATGCTGATGAACCTGAAAAAACGGCAGCATTGGTGCAGAAAGTGAAAACATTGGCTAGCGATCGTTACGGTCGTCAGATTAAAGTGGCAATGAGTGCCTTTGCGATCCTTCGTGAATATACTGCCCAAGCCGAAGCTAGATTAGAAGCAATTTATCGTTCTGCCGATCAGGAGCAGATTAAGTACTTTCAAGAGCAAATCGATCCTAACGTAGTTGCCCACAACAAACTAGATATCAGTCAAACCATCGAAGCCAATCTCGGTTTATCTGCTCAACTGGTTGGCGATCGCTATACTATTATCAACCGTCTGAAAGAATACGAAGCCGTTGGCGTTGACTTAATAGTACTCAAATTTGAATCTATGTTGGAAGATACTATTCGCTTTCACAAACTAGTTATTTCCGAATATGCAGAGCAGAGTAGCTTAATTACATTGTAG
- the sfnG gene encoding dimethylsulfone monooxygenase SfnG, whose product MVDIKFAYWIPNVSGGLVVSKIPQRTNWTYEYNAQLAQTAEEVGFEYGLAQARFIASYGAEYQLEAFTTVSALAPVTKKLKLIAAVHPGLWHPGVVAKIGASIDFLSNGRFALNVVSGWFKDEFTIYGEHWLDHDERYRRSEEFIRVLKGLWTEDEFHFKGDFYRINGGWVKPRPVNQNPHPEIFQGGNSKAARRMAGRVSDWYFMNGNTIEGVKEQIEEVSALARQEGRTIKFGLNSFIIVRDTEAEAHEVLRDIIAQADVEAVKGFGEAVKQAGSATREREGMWANSNFEDLVQYNDGFRSGLIGTAEQVAEKIRQFHEVGVDLILGGFLHYSDDLPAFGKTVIPLVRELKSNRRTSDELVVV is encoded by the coding sequence ATGGTAGATATTAAATTCGCATACTGGATTCCCAACGTTAGCGGTGGGTTAGTTGTTAGTAAAATTCCCCAACGCACAAATTGGACTTATGAATATAATGCTCAACTAGCTCAGACGGCTGAAGAAGTTGGGTTTGAATATGGTCTAGCACAAGCCAGATTTATCGCCAGCTATGGTGCTGAGTACCAGCTAGAGGCATTTACAACCGTGTCCGCTCTAGCTCCAGTCACCAAAAAATTAAAGCTAATTGCAGCAGTTCACCCTGGATTGTGGCATCCGGGAGTAGTTGCCAAAATTGGTGCAAGTATTGATTTTCTCTCTAACGGTCGGTTTGCTCTGAATGTAGTTAGCGGTTGGTTCAAAGATGAATTCACTATATATGGTGAACATTGGTTAGATCATGACGAACGCTATCGTCGTTCAGAAGAATTTATCCGCGTTCTCAAAGGTTTGTGGACTGAGGATGAGTTTCACTTCAAGGGCGACTTTTACCGCATTAACGGCGGTTGGGTGAAGCCTAGACCAGTTAATCAGAATCCCCACCCGGAGATATTCCAAGGTGGTAACTCCAAAGCAGCGCGGCGGATGGCTGGCCGCGTCTCCGATTGGTATTTTATGAATGGCAACACCATAGAAGGTGTGAAAGAGCAAATTGAAGAAGTATCTGCATTAGCTCGTCAAGAAGGACGCACAATTAAGTTTGGTCTGAATTCTTTTATCATCGTGCGAGATACGGAAGCAGAAGCCCATGAAGTATTGCGCGATATTATTGCCCAAGCCGATGTAGAAGCCGTGAAAGGATTTGGCGAAGCGGTAAAACAGGCGGGATCTGCAACTCGTGAACGTGAGGGAATGTGGGCGAATTCCAATTTTGAAGACTTGGTGCAGTATAACGATGGCTTCCGCTCAGGCTTGATTGGTACGGCTGAACAAGTAGCTGAAAAGATTCGCCAGTTCCATGAAGTGGGAGTTGATTTAATTCTTGGTGGCTTCTTACACTACTCAGATGATTTACCAGCATTTGGTAAGACAGTAATCCCACTTGTGCGCGAACTTAAATCTAATCGTCGGACATCTGATGAGTTAGTTGTAGTGTAG
- a CDS encoding GNAT family N-acetyltransferase has product MPTFRTLQPGDEVLLEAFLLQHTDTSMFLRSNWRAAGLLDQGARFQGTYIAAYIDETIVAVAAHFWNGMVIVQAPVYLSEVVQAVVTQSGRAISGISGPAAQVEATKSILGLSKRPTQLDESEILFSLKLPDLQIPQALASAKVQCRLPHPDELELLTEWCVAYNVEALGQIETTSSHSACRLAIEARQATAMHWVLVAGDTLVAYSAFNASLPDIVQIGGVWTPPELRGKGYAKSVVAGSLLNARSLLVKRAILFTGDNNQAAQAVYRGIGFLPTGEKYGLVLFEETSKF; this is encoded by the coding sequence GTGCCTACTTTCAGAACTCTGCAACCTGGAGATGAAGTATTGTTGGAAGCATTTCTCTTGCAACACACTGATACTTCTATGTTTTTGCGCTCTAATTGGCGAGCGGCGGGACTGCTTGACCAAGGCGCTAGATTTCAAGGAACTTACATAGCAGCCTACATAGATGAAACTATAGTTGCAGTTGCAGCCCACTTTTGGAATGGGATGGTAATAGTCCAGGCCCCTGTATATTTATCAGAGGTGGTGCAAGCTGTTGTGACACAATCTGGACGTGCCATCTCTGGAATTAGCGGGCCAGCAGCACAAGTTGAAGCGACAAAAAGCATTTTGGGACTTAGCAAGCGACCAACTCAACTTGATGAATCTGAGATTTTGTTTTCTCTAAAACTGCCAGATTTACAAATACCTCAAGCCTTAGCATCTGCAAAGGTACAGTGTCGTTTACCACATCCAGATGAGTTGGAATTACTCACTGAATGGTGCGTTGCTTATAACGTGGAAGCTTTAGGACAAATAGAAACCACCAGTTCGCATTCAGCTTGCCGTCTCGCAATAGAAGCTCGTCAAGCTACAGCTATGCATTGGGTTTTGGTAGCAGGAGATACTCTAGTTGCTTACTCTGCCTTTAATGCCAGCCTACCTGATATTGTGCAAATTGGTGGAGTTTGGACACCGCCAGAATTGCGGGGTAAAGGCTACGCTAAAAGTGTGGTAGCAGGTTCGTTGTTAAATGCGCGATCGCTCTTAGTCAAACGTGCCATCCTATTTACAGGTGATAATAACCAAGCAGCACAAGCAGTTTATCGAGGAATTGGCTTTTTGCCGACTGGTGAGAAATATGGTTTAGTGTTATTTGAAGAAACATCGAAATTTTAG
- a CDS encoding LysR family transcriptional regulator gives MNKIKLEDITLNHLKILKAVDDCGSFSKAAQKLGYSQALISKKVKQIEDYFGVILLNRSPGSICLTNKGKKLISQTLNVVETVENLQEEFQATFSAEGEDLTLGATNLILEVWFQQYLQRFQLCFPGRNIKEIAVKDSSFFSNSQLIEMDLLLNSCAGYKEEHHCTRLTTHKMLLVSFGASKYLNERSLVKINDIDLADVVLLDEVHQELSKNGFLINKLSGVQVLHSYQDILNYAAKNQKLTILPDFCQADIISEYEALIFPIQDVNEYGIYLHVPRFSELLISAESLVRSFRLDQDNLESLPNVNLFLGSGSPKEENILRIGIQRDSIGQFIAGYGTKYISDLQRASSLEQAIFKNVEINRDFELQIMPFASGEEMNRQMKRGELDICILDDISLLNNGSQFFDDLSFGSKLIGIASYNILGQDINIVLHKDSPINTVQDLKGKRISTLFGSNAHRFIITLFDLYDMDVSKDCRLVNEDPRKASKSLANKTIDAYVCCHTFASILEAYAFVRKLPLSQTTSLRIPSIRGIVCRSQFIKENPKIVVAYLHDLVVANYWFNSSPINAADLLTKVSDVRTTQVNQFFNPVFGNRIDPTLKPQWSWLLKTLNRRLEGKYGISLFDVDFWIDDYFLRLVYNLLNLDYHFHQVSFASEFSSSYFVEEQFSRHLKVLYDKDNLPLPIPLPIYEGSTPVETG, from the coding sequence ATGAATAAGATTAAACTCGAAGACATTACCCTAAATCACCTGAAAATCTTAAAAGCAGTAGATGACTGTGGTAGCTTTTCAAAAGCCGCACAAAAGCTAGGATATAGTCAGGCGTTAATTAGTAAAAAAGTCAAACAAATAGAGGATTATTTCGGAGTAATTCTTCTAAATCGTTCTCCTGGCTCTATATGCTTGACTAATAAAGGCAAGAAATTGATTTCCCAGACACTTAATGTCGTAGAAACTGTAGAAAATCTGCAAGAAGAATTTCAGGCAACATTTAGCGCCGAGGGCGAAGATTTGACATTGGGAGCTACTAATTTAATTTTAGAAGTCTGGTTCCAACAATATTTGCAGCGATTTCAGCTTTGTTTTCCGGGTAGAAATATTAAAGAGATTGCAGTTAAAGATAGCAGCTTTTTTTCAAATTCTCAACTCATAGAAATGGATCTCTTGCTCAACAGTTGCGCTGGATATAAAGAAGAACACCATTGCACTAGATTAACAACTCATAAAATGCTGTTGGTATCCTTTGGAGCCAGTAAATATCTCAATGAGCGTAGCTTGGTTAAAATAAATGATATCGATCTAGCTGATGTTGTACTTTTAGACGAGGTTCATCAGGAGCTATCTAAAAATGGATTTTTGATAAATAAATTAAGTGGCGTACAAGTGCTACATAGTTATCAAGATATACTCAACTATGCTGCAAAAAATCAAAAACTAACGATTTTACCTGACTTTTGTCAAGCTGATATAATATCTGAATACGAAGCCTTAATTTTTCCGATTCAAGATGTTAATGAATATGGAATTTATCTTCATGTTCCTCGCTTTAGTGAATTGTTAATATCCGCAGAGAGTTTGGTGAGAAGTTTTAGACTCGATCAAGATAACTTAGAAAGTTTACCCAATGTAAATCTATTTTTAGGTAGCGGTTCTCCAAAAGAGGAAAATATTCTGAGGATAGGTATTCAGAGGGATTCCATAGGACAGTTTATTGCTGGGTATGGAACTAAGTATATTTCTGATTTACAGAGAGCATCATCACTAGAACAGGCTATTTTCAAAAATGTTGAAATTAATCGAGATTTTGAGTTACAAATTATGCCGTTTGCTTCTGGGGAAGAAATGAACCGTCAGATGAAACGGGGAGAACTAGATATTTGTATTTTAGATGATATTTCTCTTTTGAATAATGGTAGCCAATTCTTTGATGATTTAAGTTTTGGTTCTAAATTAATTGGGATTGCTTCTTATAATATTTTGGGTCAAGATATAAATATTGTTCTGCATAAAGATTCTCCGATCAACACTGTCCAAGATTTGAAAGGTAAACGAATTTCCACTTTATTTGGTTCAAATGCTCATAGGTTCATCATCACTCTTTTTGATCTCTATGATATGGATGTCAGTAAAGATTGCAGGTTAGTGAATGAAGATCCTCGGAAAGCCAGCAAAAGTTTGGCAAATAAAACTATAGATGCTTACGTGTGCTGTCATACTTTTGCCTCAATTTTAGAAGCTTATGCTTTTGTCAGAAAACTACCTTTATCTCAAACAACTAGTTTAAGAATTCCATCAATCAGAGGAATTGTTTGTCGCTCACAGTTTATTAAAGAAAATCCGAAAATTGTAGTTGCTTATTTACATGATTTAGTAGTTGCTAACTATTGGTTCAATTCATCTCCCATTAATGCGGCGGATTTATTAACTAAAGTGAGTGATGTTAGAACAACTCAAGTAAATCAGTTTTTTAATCCTGTATTTGGTAATCGTATCGATCCGACCCTCAAACCTCAATGGTCTTGGTTACTGAAAACTTTAAATCGTCGGTTAGAAGGAAAATACGGTATTTCACTATTTGATGTAGATTTTTGGATAGATGATTATTTTTTAAGACTTGTCTACAATTTGTTGAATTTAGATTACCATTTTCATCAAGTTTCTTTTGCAAGTGAATTTTCTAGCAGCTATTTTGTTGAGGAACAGTTTAGCAGACATCTAAAAGTCCTCTATGATAAAGATAATCTACCGCTACCAATACCTTTGCCAATTTATGAGGGTTCAACACCTGTTGAAACAGGTTAA